The region TCGGAGACCAAGGACAATCTGTCTCATGACTGACCTGTCCATGGCTAACTGGCGCAAAAGCAGCTACAGCGGTAGCGGGAACAACTGCGTCGAGGTGGCGACGAACGTGCCGGGGCTGGTGGCCGTACGGGACAGCAAGGACCGCTCGGGACCGGCGCTGGCCTTCACGCCCGGCGAGTGGAGCGCCTTCGTCGCCGGGGTGAAGAGCGGCGAGTTCGACATCTGAGCGGTCATTCCGTGTGGGCTCGCTCGTAGGCGAGCCGAATCTCGGGGCGC is a window of Microbispora sp. NBC_01189 DNA encoding:
- a CDS encoding DUF397 domain-containing protein, producing MTDLSMANWRKSSYSGSGNNCVEVATNVPGLVAVRDSKDRSGPALAFTPGEWSAFVAGVKSGEFDI